The Paenibacillus sp. MBLB1832 genome has a window encoding:
- a CDS encoding MBL fold metallo-hydrolase: MNVVTIHTDEITQVKVPLPFPLRWVNAYLIRGSQGYTVIDPGLHTPEAEGLWLQVLAEQGIAFEHVEQIVLTHHHPDHYGMAGWFQERTGAPVLLSETGYAQVQLLWGAEQPMSALLLELFARHGFPEAGLDEMTKHMSDFVQLVSPQPQVTLLREGPVRLGDRVYEAIETPGHAAGHLVFYDAEAQVIFCGDHVLPQISPNVSFLPEVEENPLGAYLSSLQEIGRLQVAMAYPGHREPWQGFSARAAELVSHHHERLALMEGQLSAPQSAYEVCRATFGDRLSVHQLRFALSETIAHLILLEAEGRIRQVDPQAEHVTYVANT, from the coding sequence ATGAACGTTGTAACGATACATACGGATGAAATAACGCAAGTCAAAGTACCGCTCCCTTTTCCGCTGCGCTGGGTGAATGCCTATCTGATCCGTGGCAGCCAAGGCTACACGGTCATCGATCCAGGGCTGCACACCCCTGAAGCGGAGGGTCTCTGGCTCCAGGTTTTGGCGGAGCAAGGGATTGCTTTCGAGCACGTGGAACAAATCGTGCTCACCCACCACCATCCCGACCATTACGGGATGGCCGGTTGGTTCCAGGAGCGCACGGGCGCGCCGGTTCTCCTCTCGGAGACCGGGTACGCGCAAGTGCAGCTCTTGTGGGGGGCGGAGCAGCCGATGTCAGCGCTGCTCCTGGAGCTCTTCGCCCGGCACGGCTTCCCCGAAGCCGGGCTGGACGAGATGACGAAGCACATGAGTGACTTCGTCCAGCTCGTTTCGCCGCAGCCGCAGGTCACGCTGCTGCGCGAAGGGCCTGTGCGCCTCGGCGACCGCGTCTACGAAGCCATCGAGACCCCTGGCCATGCCGCGGGGCATCTCGTCTTCTACGACGCTGAGGCGCAGGTGATCTTTTGCGGCGACCACGTTCTGCCGCAAATATCGCCGAACGTTTCCTTCCTCCCGGAGGTGGAAGAAAACCCGCTCGGCGCGTACTTGAGCAGCCTGCAGGAAATCGGCAGGCTGCAGGTTGCCATGGCGTACCCGGGACACCGGGAGCCATGGCAGGGCTTCAGCGCCCGCGCAGCGGAGCTGGTGAGCCATCACCATGAGCGGCTCGCGCTCATGGAAGGGCAGTTAAGCGCGCCGCAGAGCGCTTATGAGGTGTGCCGGGCGACGTTCGGCGACCGGCTGAGCGTGCACCAGCTGCGATTCGCGCTGTCGGAGACGATCGCGCATTTGATCCTGCTGGAAGCGGAAGGCCGCATCCGGCAGGTGGACCCGCAAGCGGAGCACGTGACCTACGTCGCGAATACATAG
- a CDS encoding phosphatidylglycerophosphatase A family protein — protein sequence MRTFLKEKTLIFNEFREEVFSHYPQAVIEEAVARLLVEIKGIKKIPTELITTTLLGVLSKTETFNVMSTLMELQKKVKHDVELLASMKDPAYNVHRTIAMSICGLYGSGAISLFGFIDCKFRFFFPTKRPKSFISKGICAIVASTASVIISDSVKIDYTKRNLQLLEARGVLLDDMVDILDQLQRPYNPDMPRSICEDNILAVLRKQQTFHALQLAIKIDTAVEAKEFNPQYNHIVGKDEGLFGVDESIATAVPLMYGTIALTNFGYLDKEKIGIIDRLDSDHEDGKCNTFIDDMVCGIVAAACGRLAHNHTPTFSKPVK from the coding sequence ATGAGAACATTTCTGAAAGAGAAGACCCTGATTTTCAACGAATTTCGCGAAGAGGTTTTCAGCCATTATCCGCAAGCTGTCATTGAAGAGGCCGTTGCCAGGCTGCTCGTTGAAATTAAAGGCATAAAAAAAATTCCAACTGAATTGATCACAACCACCCTCTTAGGTGTCCTAAGCAAAACCGAAACCTTCAATGTCATGTCTACATTGATGGAACTTCAGAAAAAAGTGAAGCATGATGTCGAGCTGCTAGCGAGCATGAAAGATCCTGCTTACAATGTGCATCGTACGATCGCCATGTCAATCTGTGGCTTGTATGGAAGCGGCGCAATTTCCTTATTCGGCTTCATCGATTGCAAGTTCCGGTTCTTTTTTCCGACCAAACGCCCGAAATCCTTCATATCCAAGGGGATTTGCGCGATTGTCGCATCAACGGCCTCTGTCATTATTTCAGATAGTGTCAAAATCGACTATACGAAGCGCAACTTGCAATTGTTAGAAGCCAGAGGCGTACTGTTGGATGATATGGTCGATATTCTTGACCAGCTCCAACGTCCGTATAATCCTGATATGCCGCGGAGTATTTGTGAGGACAATATCCTAGCTGTTCTGCGTAAACAACAAACGTTTCACGCCCTTCAACTTGCCATCAAAATCGATACAGCGGTCGAAGCCAAGGAATTCAATCCTCAATATAATCACATCGTAGGTAAAGACGAAGGGCTCTTCGGAGTCGATGAAAGTATTGCAACCGCTGTCCCGCTCATGTACGGCACGATTGCGCTCACCAACTTCGGTTATTTGGATAAAGAGAAAATCGGAATTATCGATAGGCTCGACAGCGACCATGAAGATGGCAAATGCAACACTTTTATTGATGATATGGTTTGCGGCATTGTGGCAGCCGCTTGCGGAAGGTTAGCGCATAATCATACGCCGACGTTTAGTAAACCTGTGAAGTGA
- a CDS encoding GerMN domain-containing protein, translating to MKHQHWIRSAALAGVIVLLTTGCSILGTGKKTDIDAPPTTDVDAKTTSASVTVDMSDEITSQMTIFVKDAKGFVTPVSIALPKTVSVAKTTLEYMVDGGPETSLLPAGFQGLLPKGTKVISLNIKDKQATVDFSKEFLTYDVKDERKLLEAITWNLTNFPTVEKVQLRVDGKDLKEMPKGKTPLDTPLARTMGINLEKAEDAEFGQSTPVTLYFLSKNDQDYKYYVPVTRLVKRTENIAQTVVDQLIKGPDLKKGLGAVFNTGTEVKSIKPTEGLITVDFSNKLLGADQKASGDALQSVILSLTENTAYKQVQIKVDGAVKITSTDNQNYSKPVLRPSHINPSKM from the coding sequence ATGAAACATCAACACTGGATTCGTTCAGCCGCTTTAGCTGGAGTGATTGTTCTGCTGACCACAGGATGTTCGATTTTGGGCACTGGAAAGAAGACGGACATCGATGCGCCTCCAACGACGGATGTTGACGCGAAGACGACTTCAGCTTCGGTTACCGTTGACATGTCCGATGAGATTACTTCACAGATGACCATTTTTGTGAAAGACGCCAAGGGCTTTGTGACGCCAGTAAGTATTGCCCTGCCCAAAACGGTTTCCGTAGCCAAAACAACACTGGAGTACATGGTAGACGGCGGACCAGAAACAAGCTTGCTGCCTGCTGGCTTCCAAGGACTGCTGCCTAAAGGCACGAAAGTTATCTCTCTGAATATTAAAGATAAGCAGGCGACGGTGGATTTCTCGAAAGAGTTCCTTACCTATGATGTGAAGGATGAGCGCAAGCTGCTCGAGGCGATCACGTGGAACCTGACGAATTTCCCTACCGTTGAGAAGGTACAACTGCGTGTAGACGGCAAGGATTTGAAAGAGATGCCGAAGGGCAAAACGCCGCTGGACACACCTTTAGCTCGCACCATGGGGATTAACTTGGAGAAGGCGGAGGATGCGGAATTTGGCCAGTCAACACCTGTAACGCTTTACTTCTTAAGTAAAAACGATCAAGACTACAAATATTATGTGCCTGTGACACGTCTTGTGAAACGAACAGAAAATATCGCGCAGACGGTCGTTGATCAATTGATCAAAGGGCCTGACCTCAAGAAGGGGCTTGGCGCCGTTTTCAATACGGGAACGGAAGTGAAGAGCATTAAGCCGACAGAAGGACTTATTACCGTAGACTTTTCCAATAAACTGCTAGGTGCGGATCAGAAAGCTTCCGGCGATGCGCTGCAATCGGTCATCTTGTCTTTGACAGAGAACACGGCTTACAAGCAAGTGCAGATTAAGGTGGATGGCGCTGTGAAAATAACGTCAACCGACAATCAAAACTATAGCAAGCCTGTGCTTCGTCCTTCCCACATTAACCCTTCGAAAATGTAA
- the rph gene encoding ribonuclease PH yields MRIGGRTDQELRPMQITPHYIKHAEGSVLIEVGDTKVICTATVEERVPPFMKGQGKGWVTAEYSMLPRATQVRNQREAAKGKLGGRTMEIQRLIGRALRSVVNLEALGERSITLDCDVIQADGGTRTASITGAFVAMAFAINKLATDKHLAKFPINDFLAAVSVGVIGDTPKLDLNYEEDSKAKVDMNVVMTGQGQFVEVQGTGEDAPFSRKELDELLALAESGIQTMIEVQAGVLGPIADRIRGAQHAASQ; encoded by the coding sequence ATGAGAATTGGCGGAAGAACGGATCAAGAACTGCGACCGATGCAAATTACCCCTCATTATATAAAACATGCTGAAGGCTCGGTGCTTATTGAGGTCGGGGATACGAAAGTCATTTGCACCGCAACCGTCGAGGAACGTGTTCCTCCTTTTATGAAAGGGCAAGGTAAAGGCTGGGTCACGGCTGAATATTCTATGTTGCCGAGGGCAACTCAAGTTAGGAATCAACGTGAAGCGGCGAAAGGTAAGCTTGGCGGACGTACGATGGAAATCCAACGTTTGATCGGGCGGGCTTTACGTTCCGTTGTGAATTTGGAAGCGTTAGGCGAGAGATCCATTACTCTTGATTGTGATGTGATTCAAGCTGATGGGGGTACTCGTACAGCTTCCATTACAGGTGCTTTCGTAGCGATGGCGTTTGCGATCAATAAGCTCGCGACAGATAAGCATCTAGCGAAGTTCCCGATCAATGATTTCCTCGCTGCAGTCAGTGTTGGTGTCATCGGTGATACGCCGAAACTGGATCTGAATTATGAAGAAGATTCCAAGGCGAAAGTGGATATGAACGTTGTCATGACCGGGCAAGGTCAATTCGTGGAAGTGCAAGGAACAGGTGAAGATGCGCCGTTTTCCCGCAAGGAATTGGATGAACTGCTCGCCTTGGCGGAATCGGGTATTCAAACGATGATCGAGGTGCAAGCGGGCGTATTGGGTCCGATTGCTGATCGTATTCGAGGTGCACAGCATGCGGCTTCCCAGTAA
- a CDS encoding XTP/dITP diphosphatase has translation MRLPSNFVVIATRNEGKVKEFAKLFEAKGYKVRSLADYTDLPEIVESGTTFAENARIKAQIISAHLHVPVLADDSGLCVAALGGAPGVYSARYAGENATDADNNARLLQALLELGEEHAPAEQDGHPKMLSEASFVCALTLIDPVANEVIEAEDVCQGYIIQEGRGESGFGYDPLFYIPTLGRTMAELTVEEKNEMSHRAKALRKFLDQLPDQT, from the coding sequence ATGCGGCTTCCCAGTAATTTTGTCGTCATTGCAACGAGAAATGAAGGTAAGGTCAAGGAATTTGCCAAGCTTTTTGAGGCCAAAGGCTACAAGGTTCGAAGTTTGGCGGACTATACAGATCTACCCGAAATTGTTGAGAGCGGTACAACCTTTGCAGAAAATGCCCGTATCAAAGCGCAAATTATTTCGGCACATCTCCATGTACCTGTACTGGCCGATGATTCAGGATTATGCGTTGCAGCGCTCGGTGGGGCGCCAGGTGTGTATTCAGCACGCTATGCTGGTGAGAATGCGACGGATGCTGATAACAACGCCAGGTTATTGCAAGCTTTACTAGAACTCGGTGAGGAGCATGCACCTGCTGAACAGGACGGACATCCTAAGATGCTGAGCGAGGCATCCTTTGTATGCGCGCTTACCTTGATTGATCCTGTCGCCAATGAAGTGATTGAAGCTGAGGATGTGTGCCAAGGGTACATTATCCAAGAGGGTCGGGGAGAAAGCGGCTTCGGCTATGATCCGTTGTTCTACATCCCTACGCTTGGTCGTACTATGGCGGAGCTTACTGTAGAAGAAAAAAACGAAATGAGCCATCGTGCTAAAGCGCTGCGCAAGTTTCTGGACCAGCTTCCTGATCAAACCTAA
- the asnB gene encoding asparagine synthase (glutamine-hydrolyzing) has translation MCGITGWIDWRKDLTGYPSILENMTETLHLRGPDASGTWISQHCALGHRRLSVMDPENGAQPMIRKQGDYTYTIVYNGELYNAPELKKELELRGHQFRTTCDTEVLLVAFIEWGVACVDRLNGIFAFAAWNDQEQSLTLVRDRLGVKPLFYSHQDSVLLFGSEPKAILAHPDFKAEVGAEGFAEIFAVGPARTPGHGIYRNMSELKPGQFAIFDRNGLSVRTYWKLESHAHGDDIDATAAQVQQLLRDTAQRQLVSDVPICTLLSGGLDSSALTALAAAHYQESGQGPLHTFSVDYKDNDKHFKANVFQPNSDAPWIKRMTDHLGTEHHYIEFDTPELVESLKAAVLARDTPGMADVDGSLYLFCREIKKEATVAISGEAADEIFGGYPWFHSEEALEANTFPWSLKLPSRVDLLAPDFIDWIKPVEYVENRYQQALSEVPRLAGETKSQNRMREMSYLNITRFMPTLLDRKDRMSMAVGLEVRVPFCDHRLVEYVWNIPWEIKTSGDREKGILRKALRGVLPEDVLTRKKSPYPKTHNPNYLTAVRKWVLEILDDPTSPLLPFIDVKKIRALASSDANDFNLPWFGQLMTGPQLFAYLAQVDMWLRTYHISIR, from the coding sequence ATGTGCGGAATAACGGGTTGGATAGATTGGCGGAAAGACTTGACCGGGTACCCGTCCATTCTAGAAAATATGACGGAAACGCTCCACCTGCGTGGACCCGATGCTTCGGGCACTTGGATTTCGCAGCACTGTGCCCTCGGACACCGGCGTCTAAGTGTCATGGATCCTGAGAACGGCGCTCAGCCGATGATCCGCAAACAAGGTGATTATACGTATACCATCGTATATAATGGCGAACTTTATAACGCACCTGAGCTGAAAAAAGAGCTCGAGCTTCGCGGCCATCAGTTCCGCACCACTTGTGACACAGAAGTGCTCTTGGTCGCATTTATCGAGTGGGGAGTCGCTTGCGTGGATCGGTTGAACGGCATCTTCGCCTTCGCGGCCTGGAATGACCAAGAACAGTCACTGACACTCGTTCGTGACAGACTCGGCGTAAAGCCGCTTTTTTATTCTCATCAGGATAGTGTGCTTCTCTTTGGTTCAGAACCGAAAGCAATCCTCGCTCATCCTGATTTCAAAGCGGAGGTTGGCGCGGAAGGGTTCGCTGAAATTTTCGCCGTTGGGCCGGCACGGACGCCTGGACATGGGATTTATCGGAACATGTCTGAGCTCAAGCCAGGTCAATTTGCCATTTTTGATAGGAATGGACTATCCGTTCGTACGTATTGGAAGCTTGAAAGCCATGCGCACGGCGATGATATTGATGCTACCGCGGCTCAAGTTCAACAATTGTTACGTGACACTGCGCAGCGTCAACTCGTTTCAGACGTTCCGATCTGCACACTCCTGTCAGGTGGGCTCGATTCCAGCGCGCTTACAGCTCTGGCTGCGGCGCATTACCAGGAGAGCGGGCAAGGTCCGCTTCATACCTTCTCCGTCGATTACAAGGATAATGATAAGCATTTCAAAGCTAATGTGTTTCAACCCAACTCCGATGCGCCATGGATTAAGCGGATGACCGACCATTTGGGCACGGAGCATCATTACATTGAGTTCGACACACCCGAGCTCGTTGAATCGCTTAAAGCCGCTGTTCTAGCCCGCGATACGCCAGGAATGGCAGATGTGGATGGCTCTCTCTATTTATTCTGCCGCGAAATCAAGAAGGAAGCCACCGTTGCGATTTCAGGAGAGGCAGCCGACGAAATATTCGGTGGCTATCCGTGGTTCCATAGCGAAGAAGCCTTGGAAGCAAACACCTTCCCTTGGTCCTTGAAGCTGCCGAGTCGCGTCGACTTGCTTGCGCCAGATTTCATTGATTGGATTAAGCCAGTCGAGTATGTGGAAAATCGCTATCAGCAAGCCTTAAGCGAGGTGCCTCGCTTAGCAGGAGAAACGAAGAGCCAGAATCGGATGAGGGAAATGTCCTATCTGAATATTACACGGTTCATGCCTACACTTCTCGATCGTAAGGATCGTATGAGTATGGCAGTTGGACTCGAGGTCCGGGTTCCATTCTGCGATCACCGTTTAGTGGAATATGTGTGGAACATTCCGTGGGAAATCAAAACTTCGGGAGACCGTGAAAAAGGCATACTGCGTAAAGCGCTGCGCGGCGTTCTCCCTGAAGATGTGTTGACGAGGAAGAAGAGTCCTTATCCTAAAACACATAATCCCAATTATTTAACTGCTGTGCGCAAATGGGTGTTGGAAATTTTGGATGATCCCACATCTCCGCTCCTGCCTTTTATCGATGTCAAAAAGATTCGCGCACTGGCCTCCTCGGATGCCAATGACTTCAACCTCCCGTGGTTCGGCCAATTGATGACAGGACCGCAGTTATTCGCGTATTTGGCCCAAGTGGATATGTGGCTGCGTACGTATCACATTTCCATTCGGTAA
- a CDS encoding DUF4023 domain-containing protein translates to MDSHFISKLHEKQRKAEKNKRTQGDGHPGKNLPHNMH, encoded by the coding sequence ATGGATAGTCATTTCATTAGCAAGCTGCATGAGAAGCAGAGGAAAGCCGAGAAGAATAAAAGGACGCAAGGTGACGGTCATCCAGGTAAAAATTTGCCTCATAACATGCACTAA
- the metE gene encoding 5-methyltetrahydropteroyltriglutamate--homocysteine S-methyltransferase — protein MCALLSSNLGYPRIGENREWKKALEAFWAGKLEEGEFTQQIEAIRLNNLRVQQQKGIDLIPVGDFSLYDHVLDTATMFGIVPKRFPYEGGEVPLSTYYAMARGSQGATACEMTKWFNTNYHYIVPELQDVQPQLTINKPLQAYREAKLQLGIQGKPVLLGLFTFLKLAKGYQPAEIDQLISAFLPLYVRIVTELEEEGVEWLQIDEPILVQSLSDADISRVSSIIATLTAAAPKLKIVLQTYFDAVEHYQAISQLPVHVIGLDFVHGFELNWKNIQTYGFPENKLLGVGLVDGRNIWQSDLQTQLEFLDHLSAIVPYERMLLQPSSSLLHVPVSKRKETKLAPVLRDALAFAEEKLAELTILSKATQHGQDFVQLELDMNQTVITKLNASSYRNKPEVQLAVANLQQQPSTRNSDFASRRSLQAAKWQLPFLPTTTIGSFPQTTEVRNARKNWRSGEWTPAQYEAFIQEQISEWILLQEKLGLDVLVHGEFERTDMVEFFGEKLDGFAFTSNGWVQSYGSRCVKPPVIFGDVSFVQEMTVKETKYAQSLTSKPVKGMLTGPITILNWSFVRSDITREQVAYQIALALRQEVEALEQAGIEMIQVDEPALREGLPLKKKDWQAYLDWAVLAFRLSTSTVKDGTQIHTHMCYCEFHDIIDAIRALDADVISIETSRSHGELIHSFEEHVYDQGIGLGVYDIHSPRVPSVTEMVEMIDRALQVLEPELFWINPDCGLKTRGKQETISALEVMVEAAKRIRASRSQLISL, from the coding sequence ATGTGCGCATTGTTAAGCAGTAATTTAGGATACCCAAGAATTGGTGAAAATCGGGAATGGAAGAAGGCGCTAGAGGCTTTCTGGGCAGGCAAGCTGGAGGAAGGCGAATTCACACAGCAGATTGAGGCGATTCGACTGAACAATCTGCGAGTCCAGCAGCAGAAAGGGATTGACCTGATCCCTGTCGGTGACTTCAGCCTGTACGATCACGTGCTGGATACAGCCACGATGTTCGGCATTGTTCCGAAGCGTTTCCCGTATGAAGGAGGCGAAGTTCCCCTCTCCACGTACTATGCCATGGCGCGCGGCAGTCAAGGCGCAACAGCTTGTGAAATGACCAAATGGTTCAATACGAATTATCACTACATTGTACCCGAGCTGCAAGATGTGCAGCCCCAGCTCACCATCAACAAACCGCTTCAAGCGTATCGCGAAGCGAAGCTTCAGCTCGGCATTCAAGGCAAGCCAGTTCTACTGGGGCTATTCACGTTCTTGAAACTAGCAAAAGGTTATCAGCCAGCTGAGATTGATCAGTTGATCAGTGCTTTCTTGCCTCTCTATGTGCGCATCGTTACTGAGCTTGAGGAAGAAGGCGTAGAATGGCTGCAAATCGACGAGCCAATCCTGGTTCAGTCCTTGAGCGATGCCGATATTAGCCGAGTAAGCAGTATCATTGCTACACTGACTGCCGCAGCGCCAAAATTGAAGATCGTGCTTCAAACGTATTTCGATGCCGTTGAACACTACCAAGCGATTAGCCAACTGCCTGTACATGTGATCGGCCTGGACTTCGTCCATGGATTTGAATTGAACTGGAAAAACATTCAAACATACGGCTTCCCTGAAAATAAATTATTAGGCGTTGGCCTCGTGGATGGCCGCAATATTTGGCAATCGGACTTGCAGACGCAGTTGGAATTCCTTGATCATTTATCTGCAATTGTTCCTTACGAACGGATGCTGTTGCAACCATCCTCCAGTTTATTGCATGTTCCGGTTTCCAAACGCAAGGAAACCAAATTAGCGCCCGTCTTGCGTGATGCGCTTGCTTTCGCGGAAGAGAAGCTTGCTGAACTCACCATCTTGAGTAAAGCCACCCAACATGGACAAGATTTCGTCCAATTGGAATTGGACATGAATCAAACGGTCATTACAAAGCTCAATGCATCTTCGTACCGGAACAAACCGGAAGTCCAACTGGCAGTAGCTAACCTACAACAGCAGCCATCCACAAGAAATAGCGATTTCGCTTCGCGTAGAAGCCTACAGGCTGCGAAATGGCAGCTGCCTTTTCTGCCAACAACCACGATCGGTTCGTTCCCGCAAACAACGGAAGTCCGTAACGCGAGGAAAAATTGGAGAAGCGGCGAATGGACACCTGCGCAGTACGAAGCGTTCATTCAAGAGCAAATCTCTGAATGGATTCTTTTACAAGAAAAGCTTGGTCTAGATGTGCTGGTTCATGGCGAGTTCGAGCGAACGGATATGGTTGAATTTTTCGGAGAGAAGCTGGACGGGTTCGCTTTTACATCCAATGGCTGGGTGCAGTCTTATGGTTCCCGTTGTGTGAAGCCGCCTGTCATTTTCGGGGATGTGTCCTTTGTTCAGGAGATGACTGTCAAAGAAACGAAATACGCACAGTCGTTGACGAGTAAGCCCGTAAAAGGCATGTTGACAGGCCCAATCACGATTTTGAATTGGTCCTTCGTTCGAAGCGACATCACTCGCGAACAGGTTGCTTATCAAATCGCTTTGGCGCTGCGTCAGGAAGTAGAAGCTTTGGAACAAGCCGGGATTGAGATGATTCAGGTCGATGAACCTGCTTTGCGTGAAGGCTTGCCTCTTAAGAAAAAGGACTGGCAGGCGTACTTGGACTGGGCTGTTCTTGCGTTCCGCTTATCGACATCTACAGTGAAGGACGGTACGCAAATTCATACCCACATGTGCTATTGTGAGTTCCATGATATTATCGACGCTATCCGTGCCCTGGATGCCGATGTTATCTCCATTGAAACCTCCAGAAGCCACGGAGAGCTGATTCACAGCTTCGAGGAGCATGTGTATGATCAAGGCATCGGGCTGGGCGTCTATGATATCCACAGTCCGCGCGTTCCTTCTGTTACAGAGATGGTCGAGATGATTGATCGTGCGCTTCAGGTGCTTGAGCCAGAGCTATTCTGGATTAATCCAGACTGCGGGTTAAAAACAAGAGGAAAACAAGAAACCATTTCCGCCCTCGAGGTTATGGTTGAAGCAGCAAAGCGGATTCGAGCCAGCCGTAGCCAATTGATATCTTTATAG
- the tig gene encoding trigger factor, translating into MKASWEKIEKNVGVLEVEVGAERVADALDKAFKKVSAKVNVPGFRKGKVPRSIFEAKFGVESLYQDAIDIILPEVYVQAIEEVKIEPVDRPEVDVEQFGKGQVMKFKAKVTVKPEVTLGDYKGIEVDAVNAEVSEDELNAELSRLQQRHAELVVLEEGQAANGDVVVIDFEGFVDGVAFEGGKAEKYSLELGSNSFIPGFEDQLVGLGKGEEKDINVTFPENYQSEDLKGKAAVFKVKIHDIKRKNLPELDDEFAKDVSEYDTLVEYKAELQNRMQDRKKKDAEAALETAVVEKAAANAEVEIPGAMVEAELDIMVKEFERRLRSQGMTLEIYYQFSGQNESALKEQMKEDAEKRVRNNLVLEAISVAENITVSDEEVDAELEKYAPSYQKSAAELRTLFASNGSLEGLSNDLVIRKTVDFLLQNSKHVSAAV; encoded by the coding sequence ATGAAAGCAAGTTGGGAAAAAATAGAGAAGAACGTTGGCGTTCTTGAAGTAGAAGTTGGCGCAGAGCGCGTAGCAGATGCTTTGGATAAAGCATTCAAAAAAGTATCAGCGAAAGTGAATGTTCCAGGATTCCGTAAAGGGAAAGTGCCTCGTTCAATCTTTGAAGCTAAATTCGGTGTTGAAAGTTTGTACCAAGACGCAATTGATATCATTTTGCCAGAAGTTTATGTACAAGCGATTGAAGAGGTTAAAATCGAGCCTGTTGATCGTCCTGAAGTAGACGTTGAGCAATTTGGTAAAGGTCAAGTCATGAAGTTCAAAGCGAAAGTAACGGTTAAGCCTGAAGTAACGCTTGGCGATTACAAAGGTATCGAAGTTGACGCTGTAAACGCTGAAGTTTCAGAAGATGAATTGAACGCTGAGCTTTCTCGTTTGCAACAACGTCACGCTGAACTAGTTGTACTTGAAGAAGGACAAGCTGCTAACGGTGACGTAGTCGTAATTGATTTCGAAGGTTTCGTTGACGGTGTAGCTTTCGAAGGCGGTAAAGCAGAGAAATACTCCCTTGAGCTTGGCTCCAACTCCTTCATTCCAGGCTTTGAAGATCAACTCGTAGGTCTTGGCAAAGGCGAAGAGAAAGACATTAACGTGACTTTCCCTGAGAACTACCAATCCGAAGATTTGAAAGGCAAAGCAGCTGTGTTTAAAGTGAAAATTCACGATATCAAACGCAAAAACTTGCCAGAGCTTGACGATGAGTTCGCGAAAGACGTAAGTGAGTACGATACACTTGTTGAGTACAAAGCTGAACTTCAAAACCGTATGCAAGACCGTAAGAAAAAGGATGCTGAAGCTGCACTTGAAACAGCTGTTGTTGAGAAAGCTGCTGCAAACGCAGAAGTAGAGATCCCAGGTGCGATGGTTGAAGCTGAGCTTGATATCATGGTAAAAGAATTCGAAAGACGTCTCCGCTCCCAAGGCATGACGCTTGAGATCTACTACCAATTCTCAGGTCAAAATGAGAGCGCATTGAAAGAGCAAATGAAAGAAGATGCTGAGAAGCGTGTTCGTAACAACCTTGTTCTTGAAGCGATCTCTGTTGCAGAAAATATCACAGTTTCCGATGAAGAAGTTGACGCGGAACTTGAGAAGTATGCACCGTCCTACCAAAAGTCAGCTGCTGAGCTTCGCACACTGTTTGCTTCAAACGGTAGCCTTGAAGGTCTTAGCAACGATTTAGTTATCAGAAAAACGGTGGATTTCTTGCTTCAAAATAGCAAGCATGTTTCCGCAGCCGTATAA
- the clpP gene encoding ATP-dependent Clp endopeptidase proteolytic subunit ClpP, translating into MSLIPMVVEQEARGERSYDIYSRLLKDRIIFIGTAIDDDVANLVIAQLLFLSAQDPDKDIHLYINSPGGSVTAGMGIFDTMQFIKPDVSTICVGMAASMGSLLLTAGAKGKRYALPNAEVMIHQPLGGVRGQATDIKIHADWIIKTKNKLNQIYVDRTGQPLEKIERDTDRDNFMSAEEAKAYGLIDEVITRNDLK; encoded by the coding sequence ATGAGTCTTATTCCTATGGTTGTTGAACAAGAGGCTCGTGGAGAACGTTCCTACGATATCTACTCGCGTTTACTTAAGGACCGCATAATCTTTATCGGAACCGCTATTGATGACGATGTGGCTAATTTGGTCATTGCCCAGCTACTCTTTTTATCCGCCCAGGACCCTGACAAAGATATTCACTTATATATCAACTCACCTGGTGGGTCCGTTACAGCTGGTATGGGTATCTTCGATACCATGCAGTTTATTAAGCCGGATGTTTCTACGATTTGTGTAGGAATGGCTGCAAGCATGGGTTCTTTGCTGTTGACAGCGGGAGCCAAAGGTAAGCGATACGCGCTGCCGAATGCTGAAGTTATGATTCACCAACCGCTCGGCGGTGTAAGGGGTCAAGCGACCGATATCAAAATCCATGCGGATTGGATTATCAAAACCAAGAACAAACTCAACCAGATCTACGTGGACCGAACGGGACAGCCGCTTGAAAAGATCGAAAGAGACACCGACCGAGATAACTTTATGAGCGCTGAAGAAGCGAAGGCATACGGGTTAATCGACGAGGTTATCACTCGAAACGACTTGAAATAA